A DNA window from Oryzias latipes chromosome 5, ASM223467v1 contains the following coding sequences:
- the mkrn2os gene encoding MKRN2 opposite strand protein, with product MEPSVIRLSHCQKDIFCFSVPEQCPSCGDELRGSRLQEAPVSLPSPFTNGHKSSCCLLIAPAHDNHTSDFNGTSDLHTGISNTKGVVYNYTQNGVQKEQRGWERCINIPLVRPDMFHLLAQWDQYLERFSEGPMWDPVWHRFHEDDHNCFSFCLQFLNTVLTVEGCSSLSKEDFTRCFILPRMKRVSKYTTLVQHIEKHQFYMVDRPQAAEPSS from the exons atgGAGCCCAGTGTGATCCGACTGAGTCACTGCCAGAAGGACATCTTCTGCTTCTCTGTTCCGGAACAGTGCCCGAGCTGCGGTGATGAGCTGAGGGGGAGCAGACTGCAGGAGGCACCGGTCAGCCTGCCCTCCCCCTTTACCAATGGCCACAAGAGCTCCTGCTGCCTCCTGATTGCACCTGCACATGACAACCACACCAG CGACTTCAATGGGACTTCAGATCTGCACACTGGGATCTCCAATACAAAAg GAGTGGTGTACAACTACACCCAGAATGGGGTGCAGAAAGAACAGAGAGGCTGGGAGCGCTGCATCAACATCCCTTTGGTCCGACCAGACATGTTCCACCTGTTGGCTCAGTGGGATCAGTACTTGGAGCGCTTCTCAGAGGGACCCATGTGGGACCCTGTGTGGCACAG ATTCCATGAAGACGACCACAACTGCTTCAGCTTCTGCCTGCAGTTTCTAAATACCGTCCTGACAGTGGAGGGTTGCAGCTCCCTGAGCAAAGAGGATTTCACTCGCTGCTTCATCTTGCCAAGGATGAAGAGGGTGTCAAAATATACCACACTGGTCCAACACATCGAGAAACACCAGTTCTACATGGTGGACCGACCGCAGGCAGCAGAACCCAGTAGCTAA
- the mkrn2 gene encoding probable E3 ubiquitin-protein ligase makorin-2, protein MSTRQVTCRYFIHGVCREGSRCLFSHDLTNSKPSTICKFYQRGVCAYGERCRYDHIKPSSRGGSTSEETPSGSRAGRGEGRRALVLRDRALGPDGAFGGSADGLDFLAAAAAPQSYVDAIRTGLDTSTQDQASQPTMANALREFAPLCPYAANGHCFYEDTCTYLHGDQCDVCGLQALHPYDPEQRRAHEKTCLLAFEADMEKAFAAQLSQDKVCSICMEVVVQKANPSDRRFGILSSCCHVFCLGCIRQWRCTRSFCNKIIKSCPECRVVSEFVIPSVYWVEDQDEKDHLIELFKSGVSKKACKYFDQGRGSCPFGGKCLYLHAFPDGTRAEPDRPRKQLSSEGNIRFMNNVRLWDFIEEREQHSGPPLPPMDDDIAELQELFMQMSGPGQEGPDPPAPSHQ, encoded by the exons ATGAGCACCAGACAGGTGACATGTAG ataTTTTATCCATGGTGTatgcagagagggcagcaggtgTCTGTTTTCTCATGACTTAACCAACAGTAAACCCTCCACCATCTGCAAGTTCTACCAGAGAGGAGTTTGTGCCTATGGGGAGCGCTGCAG gtatGATCACATCAAACCTTCATCCAGAGGGGGGAGTACTTCAGAGGAGACCCCCAGTGGAAGCAGAGCTGGCCGAGGAGAAGGGAGGAGGGCGCTTGTCTTGAGGGACAGAG CTCTGGGTCCTGATGGTGCGTTTGGAGGCTCAGCAGACGGTCTAGATTTCTTGGCAGCAGCGGCAGCTCCACAGTCTTACGTGGATGCTATCAGAACTGGGCTTGACACCTCCACACAGGATCAAG CGTCTCAGCCGACAATGGCTAATGCTTTGCGAGAGTTCGCCCCTCTGTGCCCATATGCCGCAAATGGACATTGCTTTTATGAAGATACTTGTACATATCTCCATGGCGACCAGTGTGATGTGTGTGGACTGCAGGCGCTACATCCCTATGACCCTGAGCAGAGGAGAGCACACGAGAAG ACATGTCTCCTTGCATTTGAGGCTGACATGGAAAAAGCCTTTGCAGCTCAGCTTAGCCAGGACAAG GTGTGCTCGATCTGCATGGAGGTGGTGGTACAGAAGGCGAATCCGTCAGACCGGAGGTTCGGCATCTTGTCCTCCTGCTGTCACGTCTTCTGCCTGGGTTGCATCCGACAGTGGCGCTGCACCAGAAGCTTCTGTAACAAGATCATAAA ATCTTGTCCAGAATGTCGGGTGGTCTCAGAGTTTGTAATTCCTTCGGTGTACTGGGTGGAAGACCAAGACGAGAAGGATCACCTAATAGAGCTCTTCAAGTCCGGTGTCAG CAAAAAGGCCTGTAAGTACTTTGATCAGGGCCGCGGCTCGTGTCCCTTTGGGGGAAAGTGCTTGTATCTTCACGCCTTCCCAGACGGAACCCGAGCAGAACCGGATCGGCCTCGGAAACAGCTGAGCTCTGAAGGGAACATCCGG TTCATGAATAACGTCCGCCTTTGGGATTTCATCGAAGAGCGCGAACAGCATTCAGGCCCACCTTTGCCCCCCATGGATGATGACATCGCTGAGCTGCAAGAGCTTTTCATGCAGATGTCAGGGCCAGGCCAGGAGGGACCAGACCCTCCAGCCCCGTCACACCAGTAA